One Kryptolebias marmoratus isolate JLee-2015 linkage group LG21, ASM164957v2, whole genome shotgun sequence DNA segment encodes these proteins:
- the si:ch211-285f17.1 gene encoding sickle tail protein homolog isoform X14 has product MSRSPKHGPSPQPSVGDQVDHLSLASVESLDTMSEADAPTAFTRGSRVRASLPVVRSTNQTKDRSLGVLYLQYGDETKQIRMPNEITSIDTIRALFVSAFPQQLTMKMLESPSVAIYVKDDMRNMYYELADVRNITDHSCLKVYHKDPAQAFSHGPRPANGDARMHSEMAHAARDGQHPLRHPPMGPPSHHLMQGALPPTPHSMPPSPSRIPFGPRQNSVPGSATIPRDRLSNANPPARSNSPCSSAILERRDVKPDENLGAKSHSLARGNEGLYADPYLLQEGRIGIATAHGPHPSPGLDGPEHGMGTFHRASIRSTSSYGGPSPTDTVDHPSLYRQKSRNSQLPTLGSKTPPPSPHRMTEVRMIDIHGMPPHGLPPHGVPPHGVPMERSSPVRQSFRKDEVTGTKPRNSVGSPVLSDPQGYSQNPLSAQSDQERMKFMEQQIASLSGLVHHALLKNPNSSGNKAPQSERPPKTSSPAHSAQSSGGSPVLAPKSSAASSDKNLAPLKVNLLQFRKNVSDLRVQLHQMRQLQLQNQEVLRVQLKRAEQEISIKLTEAMRRLEDPVQRQRVLVEEDRQKYLVMEERVLTQLSELEQYVGSLQNDSATTHRLVTLKDVEEGAVTLRKVGESLAGLKGEFPALQTRMRAVLRVEVEAVKFLKEEPHKLDSMLKRVKSLTDTLSTLRRCATESSQKGLDSSNNKSVGNTDVTATEANAEAPPASVQPGSTSAPPEPQSSTVRSEVMPSSPVVIHHVQSSPVYMQQSQQSAALTTQPSPPLTPSPTLIPSPNLNKNHGLEDHKGAISDPPSPVRHKKAHGNPVNNGNSAPHQDLVIEELQNSQDKSKSRAMSIEAKEKEWEEKRQNMGHYDGKEFEKILQEAQANMMKGIPSLEVEENQPLPSAGIVEQGNIPSPVESPSEEPQLDKPSKKGLEKLPKPQMEKSAKPAPERPSKAAIKPAAADGLSRQGSDKSNKSPPPPPPRKTFSSSSSGMTTTRSGEVVYTSRKESTSAQESEEDAPPSSPQPKPTKVLAEIKPKPATPPLVTPSVTREEEDEGEKIMAELQVFQKCTVKDVGVKNLVEPTTRIEPQIKELRPGTLLPLKEKKQSSEPSREDKDPETDENGNTTMRQSPGVIYYVTGQIPKDQPPPSGLEGIPENREPTQPPTQVSNVTVNDNSPSQQQQLPPLSPPPKSPSAVTPPPISPKPVGLNGFKLPRKHVKRAESLKTGAEVQKEKIPSKTKTEKKSKTNSGHVSLHKNTVPEQVVTTTASPVKEAPKQFIPPSKKTSGNKSDIPKAIIEDGDEGASLSPDLPGEEAPPPPDNIAFMITNTKVQALSCGEYQELVSAKKGSVQTVTVGSAGNKPNATDDPTSPQDNGFNKKPVIIIFNEPMDIRSAYKRLSTIFECEEELERMLAEESIKEESEESDTERSGGPPVKAGGAELADGETVSFSQSTADPTRSSSSSSSSISELTDGGANAESNGDAKQDGKKKFKFKFPKKQLSALTQAIRSSTKSGKKTLQVVVYEDEEECDGTVRHHKEAKRFEITRSKSFAETSKGSESATQKWQYSDNVCRTDEIRKSTYKTLDSLEQTIKQLENTISEMGPPSPEELVSTEDSKARNGKSSEGVGLRRTSSLPTSKTQKIASKSSLQKKTKPQLLPRPKAIPSATTNTNTALSVPSNIQQNTSVASPTSRMPVPLSAKSRQSPATSDKAGKQQKLQDAQRQFRQANGSAKRVGGDHKTTSPTIPVSKIPAFYPSSAKSSSQSAQNSDATNPINPSSSSCPSATKSSILSSHAPRSGSLPSSHIPSLSNGSLKLPAPSQHTGKTLSFSSQTQNGRAHSSSSSSFSSSSSSFSPSPLSPTPLGPGGKSIRTIHTPSFTNYRSHNGSNGKSCIPTTTAAKDTT; this is encoded by the exons TCATTGGACACCATGTCTGAGGCTGACGCACCCACAGCCTTCACCAGGGGCAGCCGGGTCCGTGCCAGCCTGCCTGTTGTTCGatcaaccaaccaaacaaaagatCGCTCACTAG GTGTTCTTTACCTGCAGTACGGTGACGAGACCAAACAGATCCGCATGCCCAATGAGATCACCAGCATCGACACCATCAGAGCTCTGTTCGTCAGTGCCTTCCCGCAGCAGCTCACCATGAAGATGCTGGAGTCGCCCAGCGTTGCCATCTACGTCAAAGACGACATGAGGAACATGTACTACGAACTTGCGGATGTCag GAACATTACAGACCACTCCTGCCTGAAGGTGTACCACAAAGACCCAGCACAGGCATTCAGCCATGGGCCCCGACCTGCCAACGGGGATGCCAGG ATGCACAGCGAGATGGCACATGCTGCTCGTGATGGTCAGCACCCTCTAAGACATCCACCCATGGGTCCCCCCTCACACCATCTCATGCAGGGAGCACTCCCTCCAACTCCCCACTCCATGCCCCCGTCACCCTCTAGAATCCCATTTGGCCCTCGACAGAACTCTGTACCTGGGAGTGCCACTATCCCAAGAGATAGACTGTCTAATGCCAATCCTCCGGCCCGTTCCAACTCTCCTTGTTCTAGCGCTATACTTGAGAGACGAGACGTCAAGCCAGATGAAAACCTGGGTGCGAAGAGCCACAGTCTAGCCAGAGGGAATGAGGGGTTGTATGCAGATCCATATCTGCTCCAAGAGGGGAGAATCGGGATTGCTACTGCCCACGGACCACACCCAAGCCCTGGGCTTGATGGTCCAGAACACGGCATGGGGACATTTCACCGTGCATCCATCCGCTCCACAAGCTCTTATGGTGGGCCCAGTCCCACAGACACTGTGGATCACCCTTCTCTGTACAGACAGAAGTCAAGAAACAGCCAACTGCCTACACTGGGTTCCAAGACTCCTCCTCCATCCCCTCACAGGATGACTGAGGTACGAATGATTGACATCCATGGCATGCCTCCTCATGGTCTGCCACCTCACGGCGTGCCGCCTCATGGTGTTCCCATGGAGAGAAGCTCACCAGTTCGACAGTCCTTCAGGAAGGACGAAGTTACAGGGACCAAGCCCAGGAACAGTGTGGGTTCACCTGTGCTTTCAGACCCTCAGGGTTACTCCCAGAATCCCCTTTCAGCTCAAAGTGACCA AGAGCGAATGAAGTTTATGGAGCAACAGATTGCCAGCTTGAGTGGTCTTGTTCATCATGCACTTTTAAAGAACCCAAACTCTAGTGGCAACAAGGCACCTCAAAG TGAAAGACCACCGAAGACCTCGTCCCCAGCTCACAGTGCTCAGAGTTCAG GTGGTTCTCCAGTCTTGGCTCCAAAAAGCAGTGCAGCCTCATCAGACAAGAACTTAGCTCCTCTTAAAGTCAACCTCCTGCAGTTCAGGAAGAATGTGTCTGACCTCAGGGTGCAACTCCATCAGATGAGACAGTTGCAG CTCCAGAATCAGGAGGTGTTGCGGGTGCAGCTGAAGCGAGCAGAGCAGGAAATCAGTATTAAACTCACAGAGGCCATGCGGCGTCTCGAAGACCCCGTCCAGAGGCAGCGAGTTCTGGTGGAAGAGGACCGGCAGAAGTACTTGGTTATGGAGGAGCGTGTCCTCACACAGCTCAG TGAGTTGGAACAATACGTAGGTTCTCTGCAGAACGACTCAGCAACAACACACAGATTGGTGACCCTAAAGGACGTGGAGGAGGGAGCCGTGACTCTGAGGAAGGTGGGAGAATCTCTGGCGGGCCTTAAAG GAGAGTTTCCAGCCCTCCAAACCAGAATGCGAGCTGTCCTCAGAGTCGAGGTGGAGGCTGTCAAGTTTTTGAAGGAGGAGCCCCACAAACTCGACAGCATGTTGAAACGGGTCAAGAGCCTGACTGACACCCTCAGCACTCTGAGAag ATGTGCAACAGAGAGTTCTCAGAAAGGACTTGACTCTTCTAATAATAAGTCGGTGGGTAACACTGATGTAACAGCTACAGAAGCCAATGCAGAAGCTCCCCCAGCGTCAGTGCAGCCGGGCTCAACTTCAGCTCCACCCGAGCCGCAGAGCTCCACCGTCAGATCCGAGGTGATGCCCTCCTCCCCTGTGGTCATCCACCATGTCCAGAGTTCCCCGGTTTACATGCAGCAGTCTCAGCAGTCTGCAGCCCTCACCACTCAGCCCAGTCCTCCCCTCACCCCGAGCCCCACTCTCATCCCCAGTCCCAACCTTAACAAGAATCATGGGCTGGAGGATCACAAAGGAGCAATTTCAGATCCACCAAGTCCTGTCCGCCATAAGAAAGCTCATGGGAATCCAGTGAATAATGGGAACAGCGCTCCCCATCAAGATCTTGTTATAGAAGAGCTACAAAACAGTCAggacaaaagcaaaagcagagCTATGTCCATAGAG GCTAAAGAGAAGGAGTGGGAGGAGAAGAGGCAGAACATGGGTCATTATGATGGAAAGGAGTTTGAGAAGATCCTTCAAGAAGCTCAGGCCAACATGATGAAGGGTATTCCAAGTCTGGAGGTAGAAGAAAACCAGCCACTGCCTTCTGCTGGGATTGTGGAACAGGGAAACATCCCCAGCCCTGTCGAGTCACCATCAG AGGAGCCTCAGTTAGACAAACCCTCGAAGAAAGGGTTGGAGAAACTCCCAAAACCTCAGATGGAGAAATCTGCTAAGCCAGCACCGGAGAGACCCTCAAAAGCTGCCATCAAGCCAGCAGCTGCTGACGGCTTGTCCAGACAGGGCTCTGATAAATCCAATAAGTCTCCACCGCCTCCACCTCCAAGGAAAaccttctccagctccagctcagGAATGACGACGACTCGTTCTGGTGAGGTGGTGTACACCAGCAGGAAGGAGAGCACCTCAGCACAG GAGAGTGAGGAGGATGCTCCACCTTCCTCCCCCCAACCAAAACCAACAAAGGTCCTCGCAGAGATCAAGCCGAAGCCTGCCACACCTCCCCTCGTCACTCCTTCTGTTACcagagaagaggaggacgaaGGGGAAAAGATCATGGCAGAGCTTCAG GTTTTCCAGAAGTGCACAGTTAAGGATGTAGGGGTGAAAAATTTGGTTGAACCCACTACTCGAATTGAACCCCAAATCAAAGAGTTAAGACCAGGAACTTTGTTACCGCTCAAAGAGAAAAAG CAGAGCTCAGAGCCCAGTCGAGAGGATAAAGACCCAGAAACCGATGAAAACGGAAACACAACTATGCGACAGAGCCCTGGA GTTATATATTACGTGACTGGCCAGATTCCCAAAGATCAGCCACCCCCATCAGGACTGGAGGGCATCCCAGAAAACAGAGAGCCCACACAGCCTCCAACACAGGTGTCAAATGTCACTGTTAATGACAATTCTCCAAGCCAGCAACAGCAGCTGCCACCTCTGTCTCCACCACCCAAATCACCTTCTGCTGTTACGCCTCCACCTATATCACCTAAACCTGTTGGACTCAACGGATTCAAACTGCCACGGAAGCACGTTAAACGTGCCGAATCCTTGAAGACCGGTGCAGAAGTTCAGAAGGAGAAAATccccagcaaaacaaaaactgaaaagaaaagcaaaacaaattcagGGCATGTTTCCTTACATAAAAATACCGTGCCTGAGCAAGTGGTGACCACAACAGCCAGTCCTGTTAAAGAAGCACCTAAACAGTTTATTCCTCCGTCCAAAAAGACTTCAGGTAATAAAAGTGATATACCTAAAGCTATTATTGAAGATGGTGACGAAGGAGCTAGTCTTAGTCCAGACTTACCTGGAGAAGAAGCACCTCCGCCCCCAGACAACATAGCATTCATGATCACTAACACCAAGGTCCAGGCCCTGTCTTGTGGAGAGTACCAAGAACTGGTTAGTGCCAAGAAAGGGAGTGTCCAGACGGTTACTGTTGGCAGTGCAGGAAATAAACCAAATGCCACTGACGACCCTACATCGCCACAGGATAACGGCTTTAACAAGAAGCCTGTCATCATCATCTTTAATGAACCAATGGATATTCGTTCGGCTTACAAACGCTTGTCCACCATCTTTGAATGCGAGGAGGAGCTTGAGCGAATGCTTGCTGAAGAGTCCATCAAAGAGGAGAGTGAGGAGTCGGACACCGAGAGGAGTGGTGGGCCGCCGGTAAAAGCTGGAGGTGCCGAGTTGGCTGACGGAGAGACAGTCAGCTTCTCACAGAGTACTGCAGATCCCACCAggtcatcctcctcatcctcatcctcaatATCCGAACTAACAGATGGTGGTGCAAACGCGGAGTCAAATGGAGATGCCAAACAAGACGGCAAGAAAAAGTTCAAGTTTAAGTTTCCAAAGAAGCAGCTGTCCGCGTTGACACAGGCAATTCGAAGTAGCACCAAGTCTGGGAAGAAGACTCTACAGGTGGTGGTGTACGAAGATGAGGAAGAATGTGATGGTACAGTCCGACATCACAAAGAAGCAAAGAGATTTGAGATTACACGTTCAAAATCCTTCGCAGAAACCTCCAAGGGATCAGAATCtgccacacaaaaatggcagtaTTCCGACAATGTTTGCAGGACAGATGAGATTCGGAAAAGCACCTACAAGACTCTGGACAGTCTTGAGCAGACCATAAAGCAGCTGGAGAATACTATTAGTGAGATGGGACCACCCTCCCCTGAGGAGCTAGTCAGCACTGAAGACTCTAAAGCAAGAAATGGGAAAAGCTCAGAAGGAGTTGGGCTGAGGAGGACTTCCTCTCTCCCGACctccaaaacacagaaaatagcCAGCAAAAGCTCAttgcagaagaagacaaaaccTCAGCTCCTTCCTCGTCCCAAAGCCATCCCTTCTGCCACCACCAACACCAACACTGCCCTCAGTGTACCCAGCAACATACAACAG AACACCAGTGTCGCTTCCCCAACTAGTCGGATGCCCGTTCCTTTGTCTGCAAAGTCCAGGCAGTCGCCGGCTACATCTgacaaagcaggaaaacagcaaaaactgcAGGACGCTCAAAGGCAGTTCCGACAG GCTAACGGAAGTGCTAAAAGAGTGGGAGGGGATCATAAAACTACTTCCCCCACTATACCCGTCTCTAAAATCCCTGCTTTTTATCCTAGCTCTGCTAAAAGCAGCTCCCAGTCTGCGCAAAACTCAGATGCTACTAATCCCATTAAcccgtcttcctcctcctgtccctcTGCAACAAAGTCCTCCATCCTGTCCTCTCACGCTCCTCGTTCCGgttccctcccctcctcccatATCCCCTCACTGTCTAATGGATCCCTTAAACTCCCCGCACCTTCACAGCACACAGGTAAAACTCTGTCATTCTCCTCACAGACTCAGAACGGTCGAGcgcactcctcctcctcctcttcattctcctcctcctcctcctctttctccccctcccctctgtCACCCACACCATTGGGCCCAGGTGGAAAGAGCATCCGCACCATACACACCCCCAGCTTCACCAACTACAGGTCCCACAACGGCAGCAACGGCAAATCCTGCATCCCAACAACCACAGCCGCTAAGGACACAACTTAG